One Helianthus annuus cultivar XRQ/B chromosome 12, HanXRQr2.0-SUNRISE, whole genome shotgun sequence genomic region harbors:
- the LOC110894408 gene encoding uncharacterized protein LOC110894408 produces MTKLNSSFHFVAVLYVFMVARFCYADTSRSPGSRQQVEEVTRHLNKHPVKSIKSPDGDIIDCVHISHQPAFDHPLLKNHTIKMKPNYYPNWINKMSSEASSSLTQLWHSKGKCPKGTIPIIRTKKEDVLNSVKIYRKKNLPKQQHASAYTNGELYGTKASLNIWNPKIQKSNEYSSAQIWIVGGSFDADLNTIEAGWHVYPELYGDNNTRLFIHWTSDGYRKTGCYNLKCSGFIQTDNRIAIGGSFIPVMTQFGGVQYEFTLTIWKDLQSGDWWLQWGSELVIGYWPSSLFSYLSENAWMIQWGGEVVNFGSHGHHTTTQMGSGHFPKQGFGKASYIRHIEILDESGNSKTPKDLNTIADQNSCYDISTNIDDDFLYYGGPGRNKNCP; encoded by the exons ATGACAAAATTAAACTCGTCTTTTCATTTCGTTGCAGTGTTGTATGTGTTCATGGTCGCACGTTTCTGTTACGCTGACACTAGTAGGTCTCCCGGTTCACGACAGCAAGTTGAAGAGGTTACGAGGCATTTAAACAAACATCCGGTTAAGTCCATCAAG AGCCCTGATGGTGATATAATCGATTGTGTCCATATCTCTCATCAACCGGCTTTTGACCACCCGTTACTCAAAAATCACACCATTAAG ATGAAGCCAAATTATTATCCAAACTGGATAAACAAAATGTCATCCGAAGCTTCATCATCCCTTACTCAATTGTGGCATTCAAAAGGAAAATGCCCAAAAGGGACTATCCCCATTATAAGAACAAAGAAAGAAGATGTACTCAACTCCGTCAAAATTTATAGGAAGAAGAACTTGCCTAAGCAACAG CATGCAAGTGCATATACTAATGGGGAGTTGTACGGAACAAAAGCATCACTGAATATTTGGAACCCAAAGATTCAAAAATCTAACGAATATAGTTCGGCTCAAATTTGGATAGTAGGAGGTTCTTTTGATGCAGATCTCAATACCATTGAAGCTGGTTGGCAT GTGTATCCAGAGTTGTATGGAGATAACAACACCAGGTTATTCATCCACTGGACT AGTGACGGATATAGAAAAACAGGGTGTTACAATCTTAAGTGCTCCGGTTTTATTCAAACCGACAACCGAATTGCAATAGGGGGCAGCTTTATACCTGTTATGACACAATTTGGAGGGGTTCAATATGAATTCACCCTAACCATCTGGAAA GACCTACAGAGTGGAGATTGGTGGCTACAATGGGGGAGTGAGCTAGTTATAGGATATTGGCCATCCTCATTGTTTTCATACTTAAGTGAGAATGCGTGGATGATACAATGGGGTGGAGAAGTGGTGAACTTTGGCTCACACGGGCATCATACAACTACCCAAATGGGCAGTGGCCACTTCCCTAAACAAGGGTTTGGTAAAGCTAGTTATATAAGACATATTGAAATACTCGACGAATCGGGCAATTCAAAGACTCCTAAAGATCTCAATACCATCGCTGATCAAAACAGTTGCTATGATATTTCAACGAACATTGATGATGATTTCTTATACTATGGTGGACCTGGTCGAA